The DNA region TTTCACAATTTTACCttaaaaacatctttctgatGATCCATTAAAAAGAGTACCAGAAGATCTGTTTTGCCTTTGGATAAATTTTTATTGTCAACAATAGCTTTCGAGAATATCCTTTTCACAACCATTCGGTTGTcactctataaaaataaaacaaatatattcaattgtatatatttaagagacAAGTTTAATATAAAAGGGAATATCAAATATTAATAGCTATTATCCATTTCAGCATACTTGATGCTGAAGATGGAATAATCTAATACTTAATCTATAAGTATTAAGGATATTAAATACAACTAACAGTTAAACGAAAGACTTACTTCTTTCTGTAATTTAAACTCAGAAGGATTTGCTGCAACAGCCATGAAATACAGCAGTCTTCTAAATTCTTCTCTATTTTGGAAATCTAAAAGCTTTAGAAGGAGCTGGGTAGCTTCTAAAGCTATTTCCGTCTTCCCATTCACTTTagccaaaagaaaaaactgcttttAATTGACCAAATATGAGTATATTAAAGGGAACAAAACTCAAGTTATAGTTTGAGTTAAAAAGTGCacttattcaaaattatttccaaaagcaaaagcaagagtAGGAATTAACAATGAATGGTGGATACCATAAAGGCAGCTTGTTCTCAAATTGGCAACACACACCCTAAGTCCCTGTCATATAATATCTTCGGGCATTAAATCTAACTCTTAGCTTTGTGGATAAAATCCCATTCTGATTTTCATTAATTCAGTACATTTGGGAGTATACCATGTGTACAAAACTCATGTATCCAACTTTACTTGAGAAAAATAGGGGGAATTTTCTGAAACCTCCAATTTGTTTCCAACAAATTATGCGGCTCATTGGTAGAGAGACAAAGCAGAGAGTCTGCCATTTTGAAGAGACTGAACGGGGAGTAATGGTGGTGCTGGTAACTCTTCTAAAAGAAGAGAATTGCTGCTTTATGCTTAAGCTTCCGGTGAATGAGAGCAGCATTATGCTCCTGGGTAGCCAGAAGTTTCTGCATAACTTTAGAGCTTGTTAAAGCCTCTTTCCAAATGACCCCTAGAAGTTTTTGAACAAACATACTTTCCATGAATTAATCCAGATCCACTCCCAGCTTGTAGTAGTACTATTTTGGTTCAGTTTGAGAACtaactttttcttgtttcctccAAAAGATAAATGCTAGTATCCAATTAGATCTTACTTACCTAAGAGTTCTGCAATTCCATTATGAACATCAGATAAGTGATTTAACAGAGGTTCCCTACTACTGTAATATCTGCCAATGGCATCAAACAGAAGTTCTTTCACTAAGTCTGTTCGGTCTGGTTGCTCAGGAAAGCTTCTGCTTATTTCCACCACCATCTGGTCTGGAAGGTATTCCAAACAGTCAATTGCTGCAGAGAGCCACTCATCTTCCCTATACGGGAGAGGGGAAGATTATTTAAAAGGCAAAGAATAACAAATATACACATGGTACCTGATTCACTAGCTATTTCATGCCATCAGGATAAATTTCTACATGAGCTTAAAAGATATGTATAGCTCTTTTTAATATATAGCTAGATCATGTATCACATTTACAAGTTCAGTTTAatgttttccctttattttttcctttttcacgaaAACAAACTCTCCACCACAATACAGAGGTGAAAAGAGCATACAAATTAAAACTCTGCTCTTGCTCTTCACATTTACAATGGAGACCCAGAAACTCCAAGTTACTTGCTCAGGCCTCAGGCAGGACTAGATCCCAGATCTGAGTTCTGGGCCAGTATTTCTCCAACACAGTGTTGCTTACTTCAGAGCTCTGTCTATGATCTATTAGCTCTCCCTTTAGCTAggacagaaaaaaggaagaaacgtTTCAAAATGATTACACatcaggcctggcgcggtggctcacgcctgtaatcccagcactttgggaggccgagccaggtggatcacatgaggtcaggagttcgagacgagccaggccaacatgatgaaatcctgtctctactaaaaatgcaaaaattagctgggcgtggtggtgtgcccctgtcaTCCaagacactcgggaggctgaggtgggataattgtttgaacccagaaggcagaggctgcagtgagccaagattgtgccactgcactccagcctgggcaacagagcaaaacctcatctcaaaaaacaaaccaacaaataattaaatatcaaTTATCATCTACAGTAAAATCCTGCTGGGTAACTtcagaaaaatgttaatttgaagaaataaagtagCAAActtttaatattccattttttatatctatctatctatctatctatctatctatctatctatctatctatctatctatctatctattgttAAAAAGCAATCAATCATGTCCTCTACTGCCATACTGCCATGGACTCAGGACAACTAATTCAGCCAGGTGAGGTATCTCAGGCAGGTCATTTCACCTCTCTTGACATCAGCTTCAACTTTATATAAGATGATCTTTAAGGTCACTTCTAGCACAAATTCTGattttgcatataaaaattagtaattacaaggccggatgcagtggctcatgcctataatcccagcactttgggaggccaacgtgggcagatcacaaggtcgggagttcaagaccagcctggccaatatggtaaaacccccatctctactaaaaatacaaaaatcagccaggcgtggtggtgcacacctgtagttccagctatttgggaggctgaggcagaagaatcgcttgaacccgggaggcggaggttgcagtgagctgagatcatgccactgcactccagcctgggtgacagagagagactctatctcaaaaaaaaaaaagaatttagtaaTTACAAAATGTTtcggccagacgcggtggctcaagcctgtaatcccagcactttgggaggccgagatgggcagatcacgaggtcaggagatcgagaccatcctggctaacacggtgaaaccccgtctctactaaaaaaatacaaaaatctagccgggcgaggtggcaggcgcctgtagtcccagctactggggaggctgaggcaggagaatggcgtaaacccgggaggcggagcttgcagtgagctgagatccggccactgcactcccacccgagcgacagagcgagactccgtctcaaaaaaaaaaaaaaatgtttcacatgTTCCTTTAGGTTATAGAAATGTGTTCTATCTGCAGAATTCAGTAACACATATGTTGGGATTAACTTTTTCATATAAGCTTTAAGCTGCCTTTTGGCATTCAACTGTTTATAGTATTAATAGTTCTTTGGAAGGTAGAATTAGTGAAGTACTGAAAATGTAATTGTATTCCTTTCAAACATTTTCATCCCCTTAACTAGACTGGAACACTATCTGCtaaggcaaaataataaaaaattaagctaGAAAAATCCAGTAACTTATTTTAaccttcaataatttttatagaaGAGCCTCAAAGTTATGAGTAATGCAGAACTCTTCCTTaaggaaaaaaagtcttaatTCCCTCAGCATCTAAAGTTAAGCCTTCAAACCTTAGGATTTACATTCAAGAGAGTAGTAACTGGAATGAGAGAGTtactttcattgttttgttttttctgagacagagtctcaatctgtcacccaggctggaatgcagcagcatgatctcggctcactgcaacctccgcctcccaagttcaagttattttcctgcctcagcctcccaagtagctgggattatgtgccaccatgcctggctaatttttgtatttttagtagagtcagggttttaccatgttggccaggctggtctcgaactcttgacctcaagtgatccaaccacctcggcctcccaaagtgctgggattacaggcgtgggccaccacaccccaccttattgtatttctttaatacAACTAGTTAActaaatacatatgtaacagacaTTCTAGATACGTGATCAAAGGATCTCAAGAATCTGTCAAATCTGTTTTTACCAGGTCCCTTTGAGGAATCTTAAGAGTTCAGACAGCTCTACATTTTAACAAAGATAAGAAGCTAAAGCATaatcatttttttcacttaatgtacAAGTTACAtgtgaaacaaaaatgaatatgaaaaataaaacaaatctttttctaattttgactAATGTCATTTTGTTCTTCACATTCTCAAATACTGATAATATTAACTAACAATGCATATCTAATCctacagaaaaaagaatagaacagATTATCTTAAAACCATTATCTCAATCTACCTACAAACACACTcaaattattatatgtatttccACATACTGAGAGTCACTATAAGCCTTGAGAATCCCTCGATCCAGATAGTTACTGCTGTTGATCATGTCGGACTGCCTCTTAGATTGAGGAACTTTAGGTACAGTAGCCTCTTGCTGTTTCAATAAGGAGTCAAGAAGTGGAAGATCTACAAGTTGTAGTAGACGCCCAATTGTTTCTTCTTGCCACACTTCATTAATAACTACACAGGAAAAACGACAAGGTGAAAAGTAACAATTAACAGTTTCTATATGCTCACGATAATATTTTTCTAAGCAGGTCTAAGCTAGTAAATTTGtggccaaaaagaaagaaaaagtcaaccTTACGAAGTGCTTTCTTATAACAAAGTAAAACAATCCAAGATTTGTTTAGAGTGTAGGAGAATAGGCTTTGGACAACAGgaattcttttcattctttgtaCTGTAAAAACCAATCTGTCAGAGATAAGAGATCAAGTCATGTAACATGTTAATAAGGACTTTGGAAGAAAGAATGATTCATTCAAGCTAAAAACTTGTTTGAAACTATTGGCTGCAGATTATTCCACTCAGGGTTTCCACGACTGGAATGGGGGAAAGGTGGAAATTAAAGTCATTAAACTATATTCCATTGCCACAGACACAGAAGAACCGAAGAATTCTGTTAACgttttaatgtaattttcaaattttatttggcCTAATAAAATCTTaggaaaagaaatatctgagagcATATTTTCAATACAAATCTGCATGCAAAACATCTCAGAACTGAACCTTTGCCAGCTGATCGGACAAAAGTCAGTGTTCAAGAGTTCTAACACTGATCTATTTGTTAAAGATAATAGACTTCTGTTAAAATTTAACATAAACAGCTTTAATACATAGTGCACTCTTTCTCTGTACTTTGAATATGTAAAATCTAATAAAGGTTAagatctaaaaattttaaataactttgaaGTTAGTCTTCTACTTCTTACTTTGCTTCATCTTTAGCTTACCTTGTGGAGACAAGGTTGCAGAGATATTTACATGAGGGGAGTTGGCAGGCTTTAAACTCAGATTTTCCCACAGGTCCTCTAAACTGGCTGATTTGATATCGGATGACTTAAATAATGCATCTGCATAcctaaaatgaatttatttcagaaatgaacaTTTACTAAGCCCAcagaaatattttagtatttgagAGCTAAGAGTTTTCTACAGAGTTATGCATTTCAGAGCAAAAACACAACTCCAAATTCTAAGAgtagaataaattataaaaacaccCACCTTCTTTCTCAAGCATATTCTGTTCTCCTTTGAACATTTTCTTAGATTTAAGTGATTCAATGAATAAAATCTTAGTCGCCAGTTTAATAATGCAATCAAACATAACTGAACTTCATTATGCGTACTGGTTTTATCAGTTATCTCTTTGTGGGGCATTCTTTGGTGGAGAGTGCTTACACTCTCCACCAAAGAATTTCTAAATACAGATCCACAGCCCTTTACCTGCAATTCTAAAACCCAAAAAGCTTTGAAAATCAAAGGTTTATTTAGAGCTCATATAGTGACAAAACCTGTCCCGAGACTATAATAGCTTTAATTTATCCCGGTAGTATATTCTTTTGTTTACCACAGAAATATCATAATGCTTGATTACCAGATGCTGTTCCAGATGCCTCTAGGGATGTTGAACCATATATATGTACAACATAACTTTTCTGAATGCTCCAAAGTTCCAAATTCCTAAATGCATCCAGTCCCAAAGATTTCACATAAAGTGTGTGGACCTGCATCTGAAAGTGTTGACTGTGCCTTACTTTATCCTCATGTTTCCTTTCTACACAAAGAGGTACATTTTATCATGTTTTAGATTGggttaaaacatgtaaaaatgggccaggcgcagtggcttatgcttctAATTAttccaacattttaggaggccaagatgggaggatcacttgagcccaggagtttcagactagcctggtcTCGAACCATAATGGGATTCTGTctccacagaaaaagaaaagaaaaagaattagctgggcatggtggtgtatgcctgtagtcccagctactgggaggccagggtgggagggttgcttgagcccaagaggcagacgatgcagtgagctgagatcacaccactgcactccagtctaggtgagagagtaagaccctgcctcgtCAGATCTGAATTATAAGAGCTTCAATTATACCTCTGTGTCACCACTGCACAGTTTAGCTGAGGGTAACAAAGTGGAAAAGGTAAAGTTGGCTTACTTCATGACAAATAGCTATAAGTTTATTATGCATTATCACCCACATCCATTTCAATCACTGGATTCCACAATTCTGTCTCCCCAGTTTCCCTTTAAAtgattccttcttctctcccaccTCAATCTGGGTTTCTCTGCCTGCCTTCGCTATGTTCTCATACCAAGTggtatgaaaacattttttacacTGTAACTATAacctgaagcaggaaaatcaaaGTGTTGTTGACTGCTTCtgctaaatataaaatatgactaGGAGATACCCAATAAAGTTAACAAAATTTCATCGCACTTTATCAAATTTACCCACAGACCCATATTTTAGCCACATTTACTGCCAAAAAGGTAACATAAAGCCAGTTGGCATCTCATAAAAAGGTAGACAAAATCCTGTGAATATCCCCGTGATAATCTAATATTGTATACCAACCTGGAAGGTGAACATAGTTTGTTCTCTTTGCCTAACTGACTGTCTTGGTTAGGTATTGTGGTGAATCTATAAAGGCTGCAACTACTATCTTCAAATGTAggttttttgtcttttccaaagACTTTGGTTGGAATTGCTTCAAATACTTTGTAGTCCATAAGTGCTTGACACACTCTCACCACTTTGGCCCGAGGAATATCTACATCACCAAAATACTTATTCTGAATTAGGTGAGAAAAAATGACATCCACAGCTTCTGAACCAACAAAGCAGTCATTGTGCCGTTTTAAACGGTGCCTTCGTTTTTTCACTTCCACTTGTGTTTGAAGAGTGTTTATGATGCTGCTCCACACATACGTGGCTCCAAATGGCTGCTGAGCTACACTGAAACCTAGGAGAAAAATCATAGAGAAACTGGGATTTGGTACCTTGTTCATTTGTAATAAGGTCTAAGCAATCCTTAGGCAAAAATGTGGTAATTTCCAAAGTTATTGATAAGGAGCAACTATGAGGGTAGCTTATTGAAATACTGCTTTAATagcaattcattaaaaaatatggtaCTTATTATATGCCAAATACTGTTCTATATGCTAAGATACAACAGTAAGCAAAATAAGATCCCTGTTCCCAGGAACTTAAGACTTTGTAGGAAGACAATCCATACGTGTTAGATCAgtgctgagaagaaaaataaagctggataAGATAAGGAATGCTACTTTAAATGGGATGTCAGGAAAGACCTGTGTGATAAGGTTATACCTGAGCAGAAACTCAAGTAAAACCAAGAAGCAAGCTGTGCAGACATCTGGGGAAAGAGCACATACCTGAGGTGGGAGTGTGCTCTGGGAGGATAGGAGGGAGGTCAGTACAGCCAGAgtggtgtggggagggagagaagaacagGAAGTTAGATCAAGAAGGGAGAGGGGCTGGCGTTTGAGACTGGGAGTTAGGAGGACACATCAAGTAGGACCTTGTGGCAGTTACCAGTTATGTACAAGAATTCTATTACATGCCTTATGTAAATTATCTAATCTTCAATAGcaacctatgaggtaggtatcGTTTCCATTTGAGAGATGGAAAACAGAGTCACAGAGGTTACGTAGCACTTCCAGATATTATATTGAAAGAGGTAGTACTGGGACTTGGCTCATGTTTTATATGACTTTGAAGTACTTAtgagtcatacacacacacacagtcatgcaccacaAAACATTTCTgtcaacaatggaccacatataaCAGTAGTCCTATACAATTACAATGGAACTTAAAAATCCCTATTCCTAGCTCttgctgtaccttttctatgtttagatacacaagtacttatcattgtgttacaattgcttacAGCATTCAGTACAGCTCTGCATGTTTGtggcctaggagcaacaggctatcccacatagcctaggtgtgtagcaggctataCCATCAAGGTTTGTGGaactacactctatgatgtttgcacaacaatgaaatcacctgACAATACATTTCTCAGTACATATCCCCGTCATTACACTATGCATgactgtgtacacacacacacacacacacacacacacacacaatcattgCAGgaataaactaatatttttaaagcctcCTATGATGCAGGCTTATGAGTTAAACACTTTGTATGCAGGGTAAAATAACAATTTGGTTCCTACCCTATAGGAGCTTATGACCTATTGCAAAGACAGTATGCACAGAAGTAAAGCAAGATTTTTGCCaaacacaaaaggagaaaaacaaactttCAAAAATATCCTATATTTTTCCTCATTGTAATTAGCAGATATTTGGAAATCAATAGGAAAGAAATCAGGTCTTGGGCTTTTGAAAACTGATGGAATGGATTGTAGCGAATCACCCACTTGGTGGCTGGCTggctctctcccttttttcctttcataagagttcttctctccctcccctttaaCATGTTACACTTTTTAGTGATTCTCTGAAAACTCAGCAGTCCTAATTTAAGCCCCATTTATGTTAAGTATGTTACTTCCTTTATTTTTACGATATTTTGGCGGAGAGGTTGAAGTTATTACTTCCTTTAAGATActctaaaaaggaaaagcatATGCATGAGTACAATggtaaggaaaaaaggaaattataattaaagaaattgCTACTTGAAATTATCTTCCTACTTTTTTAGGCAAAATAGAATGTGTAAGATGATGAAAGCATAAGATAAGCTCCTGAAGGACATTATTAAAACTCCTTTACAGCCTGCCGAAGATAGTGAAAcgtcctctctactaaaaatacaaaaattggccaggcatggtgtcaggcacctgtaattccagctactcaggaggctgagacagagaattgcttgaagctgggagacagaggttgcagtgagctgagacagtgccactgcacttcagcctggacaacaaaggaaGACTCCctctaataaacaaacaaacaactcctCTTAGTGCACTAGAGCCATAAATTATAAGTGGGTCATTTGAAATTCATCCCTTATGTTGCAATAAATACAAGGAGTACACTGAACCACTACACTGATTTCACTCGTAGCATAATTCTGTAGCTACTAGCgatttaaacatctttttttttttttttttgagacggagtcttgctctgtcgcccaggctggagtgcagtggcgcgatctcagctcactgcaacctccgcctcccgggttcaagccattctcctgcctcagcctcctgagtagctgggactacaggcgcccgccacctcgcccggctagttttttgtattttttagtagagacggggtttcaccgtgttagccaggatggtctcgatctcctgacctcgtgatccgcccgtctcagcctcccaaagtgctgggattacaggcttgagccaccgcgcccggcctaaacatcTTTATAGTGAAAATTAATagcatatacacaaacacacagccctttattgtttatttgtatatttctaaTACCAAAAGTAGATGGGTAATTTACCACCTActtgctcgtcgcccaggctggagtgcagtggcgtgatcttggctcactgcaagctccgcctcctgggctcacgccattctcctgcctcagcctcccgagtagctgggactacaggtgcccaccaccatgcccggctaattttttgtatttttttcagtagagacggggtttcaccatattagccaggatagtctcaatctcctgacctcgtgaacctcccgcctcggcctcacaaagtgagcaagattgtttttaattgtcaaaattgtattttaaatttgaagatatttcaCAAGCCAGTACTAAACAAAGATGGAAGTAATTGTTGCCAGTCTTCCAAATATAATGTGAGCTGTTTCAGGAACTGAATTATCGAGAACTGACTAAATAAACCAAGCTGTAATCAGACTTACTCTTAGTACAGTATTTAGTCTGTTGAACAGAACAAGAATGAGGCATCTGATGGAATCTCAAAGTAAGTCCAGGTCATTCCTGGTATCCAGAACTCAGGAGTAGTTGTACTGTTTCCAGCCACAATGCCTAAACATTGTGAGCGACTAATATTCTTAACTTCCTAAAATACCAGAGATTATAAGTAAGATTTAAATAAGCAATCTCTGCTTAACTTTTCAAATCTTTATtattaatagctaacatttgaGTATTTACACTATGACAGGCTCTGTCTTCTCGCATTTAATTCTGATAAGCTTCTCTGCGAAATGATTATAAATAATCCTattttgaggaaattgaggctccgTGAGTTAAACCTGCCCTCAgttacacagctaataaataCATACTAGTTTTTCCTAgtacttaaatataaatatatgaaaagtcaGCCACCAGATAAGTCGTTTAAGCATTGACCTTTCGCTGGAAACTTGGATTAAGTGAAACAGCTTTAAGAGAGCCAAGAGATAAAACAAACTCTAAGAACCCTTAATCAAGCTATTTAAAAACAGTAGTCACTACTCTTAAAATAAGGCAGGATATCATAAATTCTGTAATAAATACTACCATAGTACACAGGGTAAGACAGGAAAAGGAAGACATGCAAGATTCATTCTTCGATCAGACTGCCTTTTAAGAACCAATGAGACAGACTTTTGGACTAGttataataaaaagatgaaacaCATAAGTCATAACACTTGAGCTACAAGTAGGTTAGTATACAAATCCTAAATGATAAGGCTGAGTCACTTATTAATTACAGATCAATAAGACAGCTGAAGAGGGCAATGTAGTTGGCCTCAATGAGTAGAAATGGCTAATCTTCACAGAAGAATTAAGAGGTAAAGAATAAATTTCTCCATATTAACTTGTGGGAAATCAGGAGGTTTTGCAGGTTAAATAACACTGTATAAAAGATTAAAGAACGGGTTAGAGCAGGATAGTAGGCACCTGTGAACCACAGAGGCTTCCAGAGTGCTCCAGGCATGATACAATACAGCCCTCACAGGTCCCCTCTGTTCTCACTGACCATCAATTCCCAACCATTGCATCCTGGGGAATTTCCCTTCAAGCACCACCACCTACAGACCCAGACTAGCTCATGTTCATACAGATGCTTTCATACACAACGTACCCTGGACTTGACAAGTAAATGTGCCAAAACTCATACCAGGATAACCGGCTTTTTTAAATGCTTACTTCACCAGTTGAACACATATCCCCCACATACTGGTTTGAAACTTATTTATCATCATCTAAAAGCTGAAATGAATATTGGTATAGCAGATCATGGCCCAGTAAGATGACTTACTGTGATTTCTAAACAGGATTTAAGAAACCAGAAATAGACAATGAAAGTTTTTTAAGTCTTGCAATCAGAAGTAAGGGTTCAGTTTGTCCTCAAACCTCACTTTCATATGAGCTAAACAACCTTTTGAAATCCATCACTATCTACATCTTGATGCTTCCTTACATTTTgtcaagcattttcttttttttctttttcttttgagatggtgtctcactctgtcaccagactggagtgcagtggcaagatctcggctcactgcaacctccaactccctggttcaagtgattttcctgcctcagcctcctgagtagctaggattacaggcacctaccaccacgtccagctaatttttttttgtatttttagtagcgacagggtttcaccatgttggctaggatggtctcgaactcccgacctcgtgatcgacccacctcagcctcccaaagtgctgggattacaggtgtgagccaccatgcccagcctggtcaaacattttctaaaagcaTCATGGGACAAATGGAATCAAAGAGTTTAGAGATCAGCTGTAAAAACTCTGGATAAGAGACAATCTCTGTAAGTAGGTTTCTTCATCTATGGATAAAATAGTTGAACACAGTATTTTAGGTTAGTTTCAGGTCTAAGctgccaggccaggcacagtggttcatgcctctgatcccaggactttggaaggccaccgcgggaagattgcttgaggccaggagttcaagattacaatggactatgattgcaccattgtactccagcctgggtgacaaagtgagatcctgtctttaaataaactgattataggggccgggcgcggtggctcaagcctgtaatcccagcactttgggaggccgagacgggcggatcacgaggtcaggagatcgagaccatcctggctaacacggtgaaaccctgtctctactaaaaatacaaaaactagccgggcgaagtggcgggcgcctgtggtcccagctactcgggaggctgaggcaggagaatggcgtaaacccgggaggcggagcttgcagtgagctgagatctggccactgcactccagccccggcgacagagtgagactctgcctcaaaaaaaaaaaaaaaaaaaaaaaaaaaaaaaactgattataGGAATGTAAAGACTGAAACTATATCTCCTCCATTTAGATAAGGACACTGAACACCAAATATGGCAGATCTATAGGCAAGAAAGGAAGCATTCGGACAAATGTGACCGCACCAGATACAAACCCTTTTGGAAGGTTGCCTAATGAGGTtcagaaataatttaattatctAGCCTATAACACATAGTCTTAAGCACTATATAAACCTAGGCCAGTTAACCTTCATTTTTCAAGCAGACTCATCCTTATTTGCTTGAAAACAATAACTATTTTTCAAAAGCTGCCCTTCACATGTATTTGAACTCTACCATAAAAAAATTTACCAACAGTAAAACTTCAGTAATAATCATCCTCGCTTCTAAGAATTCACACTAAATAATCAAGTTACAATAATTCCCTAAAAATGTCAAGAAATTACATTTACCCAAAAATTAGGGATAAT from Rhinopithecus roxellana isolate Shanxi Qingling chromosome 15, ASM756505v1, whole genome shotgun sequence includes:
- the DEPDC7 gene encoding DEP domain-containing protein 7: MATVREKAAALNLSALHSPAHRPPGFSVAQQPFGATYVWSSIINTLQTQVEVKKRRHRLKRHNDCFVGSEAVDVIFSHLIQNKYFGDVDIPRAKVVRVCQALMDYKVFEAIPTKVFGKDKKPTFEDSSCSLYRFTTIPNQDSQLGKENKLCSPSRYADALFKSSDIKSASLEDLWENLSLKPANSPHVNISATLSPQVINEVWQEETIGRLLQLVDLPLLDSLLKQQEATVPKVPQSKRQSDMINSSNYLDRGILKAYSDSQEDEWLSAAIDCLEYLPDQMVVEISRSFPEQPDRTDLVKELLFDAIGRYYSSREPLLNHLSDVHNGIAELLVNGKTEIALEATQLLLKLLDFQNREEFRRLLYFMAVAANPSEFKLQKESDNRMVVKRIFSKAIVDNKNLSKGKTDLLVLFLMDHQKDVFKIPGTLHKIVSVKLMAIQNGRDPNRDAGYIYCQRIDQRDYSNNTQKTTRDELLNLLKTIDEDSKLSAKEKKKLLGQFYKCHPDIFIEHFGD